One region of Streptomyces sp. NBC_00442 genomic DNA includes:
- a CDS encoding C40 family peptidase, with protein MASHRRPSQSGLTQSARVTVLSAAAATAAAAFAAPGASAAPHEPGSSGKATVDRLFEQAEQATEQYDKADEHTKQLRQQVAQAQDAVARGQEKINRMRGALGAIAGAQYRSGGIDPALALLLSSNPDTYLDRAVTFDRLSERQAGALHDLQHEQRRLAQQRAEAGRKLAELEHSRTEVARHKRTVESKLAQARRMLNALPTADRAAFDRASRSGRTELPPLSGSAPASSRAAAAVMAARSAIGKPYIWGANGPSGFDCSGLMQWSYAHAGIGLPRTSQEQRYAGHQVPLSEAKPGDLVAYRHDASHIAMYVGNGQVVHAPYPGAPVRYDPVGMMPISSVTRV; from the coding sequence GTGGCGTCCCATCGCCGGCCTTCGCAGTCGGGCCTGACCCAGAGCGCCCGCGTCACCGTCCTCTCGGCCGCGGCGGCCACCGCGGCGGCGGCCTTCGCGGCGCCCGGCGCGAGCGCGGCCCCGCACGAGCCCGGCTCGTCGGGGAAGGCCACGGTCGACCGTCTCTTCGAGCAGGCCGAGCAGGCCACCGAGCAGTACGACAAGGCCGATGAGCACACCAAGCAGTTGCGCCAGCAGGTCGCGCAGGCGCAGGACGCCGTCGCGCGCGGCCAGGAGAAGATCAACCGCATGCGGGGCGCGCTCGGCGCGATCGCCGGAGCGCAGTACCGCTCGGGCGGCATCGACCCCGCGCTCGCGCTGCTCCTCTCCTCGAACCCGGACACCTACCTCGACCGGGCCGTCACCTTCGACCGGCTGAGCGAGCGCCAGGCCGGCGCGCTGCACGACCTCCAGCACGAGCAGCGCCGGCTGGCGCAGCAGCGTGCCGAGGCCGGGCGCAAGCTCGCCGAACTGGAACACAGCCGCACCGAGGTGGCCCGGCACAAGCGGACCGTCGAGTCGAAACTGGCCCAGGCGCGCCGGATGCTCAACGCGCTGCCCACCGCCGACCGGGCCGCCTTCGACCGTGCCTCCCGCTCCGGGCGGACCGAGCTGCCCCCGCTCTCCGGCTCCGCGCCGGCCTCGTCGCGGGCCGCGGCGGCCGTGATGGCGGCCCGCTCCGCGATCGGCAAACCGTACATCTGGGGCGCCAACGGGCCCTCCGGGTTCGACTGTTCGGGCCTGATGCAGTGGTCGTACGCCCACGCGGGAATCGGCCTGCCGCGCACCTCGCAGGAGCAGCGGTACGCCGGCCACCAGGTGCCGCTCTCCGAAGCCAAGCCCGGTGACCTGGTCGCCTACCGGCACGACGCGAGTCACATCGCGATGTACGTCGGCAACGGCCAGGTCGTGCACGCCCCCTACCCGGGCGCGCCGGTGCGCTACGACCCCGTCGGGATGATGCCCATTTCCTCGGTGACGCGGGTGTGA
- a CDS encoding PadR family transcriptional regulator, translated as MLELSILGFLYEEPLHGYELKERIKGLTGHIRPVSDGALYPAIARLVKAGALEQRTEPGSGAAPRRILSLTDTGRTDLLARLRHPKDAEITDGQRFFTLLAFLRHLPDPADQAAVLKRRQVFLDTPASFFYREGEPVRAEQAGDPFRRGMLRIARAATAEEKTWLTETLDQLPGPPRP; from the coding sequence ATGCTGGAACTGTCGATCCTGGGGTTCCTGTACGAGGAACCGCTGCACGGATACGAGCTCAAGGAGCGCATCAAGGGGCTCACCGGGCACATCCGGCCGGTCAGCGACGGAGCGCTCTATCCGGCGATCGCCCGCCTGGTGAAGGCGGGCGCCCTGGAGCAACGCACCGAGCCGGGCAGCGGGGCCGCGCCCCGGCGGATCCTCTCCCTCACCGACACGGGCCGCACCGACCTCTTGGCGCGGCTGCGACACCCCAAGGACGCCGAGATCACCGACGGCCAGCGGTTCTTCACGCTGCTCGCCTTCCTGCGGCATCTGCCGGATCCCGCCGACCAGGCGGCCGTGCTCAAGCGGCGGCAGGTCTTCCTCGACACGCCGGCGAGCTTCTTCTACCGCGAGGGCGAACCGGTCCGCGCCGAGCAGGCCGGAGACCCGTTCCGGCGGGGCATGTTGCGGATCGCTCGGGCCGCGACGGCGGAGGAGAAGACGTGGCTGACCGAGACGCTCGATCAGCTCCCGGGCCCCCCTCGGCCCTGA
- a CDS encoding MATE family efflux transporter: MGCPTAHRRALVSLAYPVYLELLAGVAAGIINTVWVARLGGGAVAAVAVATNVENVLLGVALMAGSGTTVLLARARGADDPDGMRAAVRGGWALWALLAPAVAAGGFLCRETLARLVLGADAGEALPLATGYFSIALPAMAVLFATNLVDGILKGAGDTRTPMRLALLANGIVLVLDPVLVLGCGLGVRGAAIATVAGRTAALAWGVRALRRNRVLRAAGPRGRLRYADLRRTVRVGLPLSADFVVRMGGTLALVAIVARIGVAEVAAYGIATKAVYGATMAFYSVRQAASIHTARLLGAGRDERRAVGRAALRLSGALGVTASLGLLAGAPWIMAAFGAGGEVAAAGTLYLRCLGPYLLLLSCFIALGGVFEGGGAGPLLARITACGVALQLGLAHGLSGLGMPGVCLAMALAAAVQCAALARLHRGGGRQRLADGSVVRAG, from the coding sequence ATGGGCTGCCCGACCGCTCATCGCCGGGCGCTGGTGTCGCTGGCGTATCCGGTCTACTTGGAGCTCCTGGCCGGGGTCGCGGCCGGAATCATCAACACCGTCTGGGTGGCCCGGCTCGGTGGGGGCGCCGTTGCCGCCGTCGCCGTGGCGACCAACGTCGAGAACGTGCTGCTCGGCGTCGCCCTCATGGCCGGGTCCGGCACGACCGTGCTGCTCGCCCGCGCCAGGGGCGCCGACGACCCGGACGGGATGCGGGCGGCCGTGCGGGGCGGCTGGGCGTTGTGGGCCCTGCTCGCCCCGGCCGTCGCGGCGGGCGGGTTCCTGTGCCGGGAGACGCTCGCCCGCCTCGTGCTCGGCGCCGACGCGGGAGAGGCCCTGCCCCTCGCCACCGGCTACTTCTCCATCGCGCTGCCCGCGATGGCCGTCCTCTTCGCCACCAATCTGGTGGACGGCATCCTCAAGGGCGCCGGTGACACCCGCACCCCGATGCGCCTCGCGCTGCTCGCCAACGGGATCGTCCTCGTCCTCGACCCCGTGCTCGTCCTGGGCTGCGGCCTGGGGGTGCGGGGTGCGGCCATCGCCACCGTTGCCGGGCGAACGGCCGCCCTGGCATGGGGAGTTCGCGCGCTACGGCGCAACCGGGTGCTGCGCGCGGCCGGACCGCGAGGGCGCTTGCGGTACGCCGATCTGCGCCGCACGGTCCGGGTCGGGCTTCCCCTGTCCGCCGACTTCGTCGTGCGCATGGGTGGCACGCTGGCCCTGGTCGCGATCGTCGCCCGGATCGGTGTGGCCGAGGTCGCCGCGTACGGCATCGCGACCAAGGCGGTGTACGGGGCGACCATGGCGTTCTACTCCGTACGCCAGGCGGCCTCGATCCATACCGCACGCCTGCTCGGCGCCGGGCGCGACGAACGGCGGGCCGTGGGGCGCGCGGCGCTGAGGCTCTCCGGAGCGCTGGGCGTCACGGCGTCGCTGGGGCTGCTCGCCGGCGCCCCATGGATCATGGCGGCGTTCGGTGCGGGCGGGGAGGTCGCCGCCGCGGGGACGCTGTACCTGCGGTGCCTGGGGCCCTATCTGCTGCTGCTCTCCTGCTTCATCGCGCTGGGCGGGGTGTTCGAGGGCGGCGGCGCCGGCCCGCTCCTGGCGCGGATCACCGCGTGCGGTGTGGCGCTCCAACTGGGGCTCGCCCACGGCCTGTCGGGGCTCGGGATGCCGGGCGTCTGCCTGGCGATGGCCCTGGCGGCGGCCGTTCAGTGCGCGGCCCTCGCCCGGCTCCACCGCGGTGGCGGCCGTCAGCGACTG